The Plasmodium vivax chromosome 7, whole genome shotgun sequence DNA window CTGGAAAAGCTGCTGCTTTGGAACAACTTCCTGCGTAGTGCTGCTGTACAGGTGCTTCGTGGCGCTACTGCTTGGGGTGCCCTTCGATTCCTTCTTGGAGGCCTCTTCCTCGCCCACTTtgtccttccccccttcctccCCCGCGTCGTCCTTCACCCAGTCGGCGTTCTTCATATAATTCGACAGCAAAATGTGTATGAACATGTCGTAGTCCAAATTGGAGATGTACTTATTTTGAATCAAATAAACGATGGTCTGCTTCACCGTGTGCATGTAATAAATGAACTGCTTCTTATTTATGCACCTCGTGTATTGGAAGTAAAAGGAAGGTTCTAAAAATTCGACCAAATGGTAGAAGTTGTTCTTCCTCGCCAACTCGAACAGCACAATTATAATTTCGTAGATCTCCCTAGGGTTACAATAAAAATCTTTATTGATCCCCTTATACAAAATGTCCCTAAAATTGAAGCAAGCCAACGGGTTAAGATGGTGCAGATTCTTGTTCGTGTACACGTACAAAATTAAGTCCGAAAAACGttcgtaaaattttattaagtGCAGgtcctcctccccttttcccttcttcatcatcacGTTCTGCAGCcaggaataaaaatattttatattacctATTGTTGCAGATAgggccaaaaaaggggcattaCACAAATGGATAATATTCTCTATCTGCGTCCCATAAAATTCCTTATCTCCTATACAGTGAATTTCATCAAAAATGATGTACTCAATTCGGCTAATAAATTTTGATACATTCAAATTTgaattttcatcatttacaGCATACCCGgaaagtaaaatattttcaaacaCACTCGGCAAAACGATCACTATCTGAGCGTCTAGCGCATTTTCCTCTGCATATTTATCCGTCATATACGAACACAGTTTATTTCCCCCATACTTCGAATACCCCTTGGTGCTGAATCTTCCATTGACTTCATGGTAAATTTGAAAAGCCAAAGTGTCGTTAGGAGCTACGTACACAACAACACTATCATTGTTTAGTCGTAGCACTTTGTCCATTACGTAGTagcaaataaatgttttgcCACTACTCGTGGGGCAGGAAACTAAAATGCTCTTTCGTCTGTCAACCagatttaaaatgttatactGCCAAGTGTCCAACGTGAAGAGCACTCGCTTGTCCTTTATATTCCCGGTGGTTCTATCTAACAGGTAGTACATATAATACAACTGAAATTCgtgctccttcttctcatcaatttttaattcactaTAAGTTTTGACGGACTCTAgtttgtatttataaatatcgTGTGCATCTTTTCCCTTATGCTTGTCCTGTTTGGAGTCGTTCCCATAGGTATTACCCCCATCATTCTCTGCGGCCACCTCGCTCGATTTCTTGCCCCCTTTGCTCTTACTTTGGCTGCCACTTTGTagcgctccttttttcttatcattCAATGTGGAAGCATCTTTCAGTTTGGCCttttcgtttccttttccttttccctttttcgcagAGCCCATTTTATCCTCATCTGCCTCTTCGTCTCCCCCCTCTCCGGACAATTTCGAAAGGTTCCTCCTCACCTTCACGTACTCTTCGAACAAATTATAACTGCTATGTTTGAACCCTAGCGATAGCAACACCGTCTGCAGTTGCACTATATCCTTTTCGCTCAAATTTTccttaaatttgttaaaaatttcgttGGTCAATTTGTATATCAGCATGACGCTTCTGATTGCGTCCGACTTTTGCCTGCTGCTCTTCACATTCTTTAACTTGGTATACATGATAATTTCAAACATGCTGCTCAAAACCTTTatgctaatttttatttgcagcTCCACACTTTTGATCAAATTTGTAACGTTGTTAAAATTGTACACATCTACTAGTCTGTTAAATCCGGAAATGATATCCAGCGACCAGGTGTTCATGTCTGAGTAGCTATTATTGCTTCGCAGTTTATTTACCTTGGCTTCCAGCACGTTGTACCTTTCTAAGTCCACTTCGTAAATTTTCCTCTCACTtgacatttctttttttttcaaaatttcatCTTTCCTGCTTAATGTGTTTACATTCGCTTTGGCGCCCTTTTTACCTGCCTTTTCGTTACGcccttttttgctctccTCCTTGTTATTCCCCCTTTCGTGCTTCCTATCATTTTCCAAATCGCTATCCTCATTTGAGTCATCCAAAATTTCGAATATGtcgtttttgcttttcttcgtttttttctcactcCCGTTGGTTTGCTCCTCTAGATGGCTCCCTTCCCCATCGGAGGACCCATCAAACAGCCTCTTCATTCTAAGCTTgattccaatttttttctcctcatctTTCAAATAGTTATACAACTTTTCGATAGTATACACGTAGTACTTTATCCAGGGGTGATTCTCCGAAATGACAATAGGGTGATGAAGCGAACTGATATTTAGGTACTTGGCAATTATGgctttcctcttttcatCCCTCTGTTGGCGCCTTAATTTGTACTTAtcgtccttctccttcatgCTCAATGGGACCCGATTATCTCTCGATATTTTGAAGTAACTCTTTAGAATATCCATTAGGCTCTCTCTATCACTGATGTGCATCAGTCCGGACAACTCGAAAAATTCGCTATCATATTCTACGCACTTGTTTATTAAGTTCAACTTTATGTGCACAGTTTTGGTATCCTCATCCAGCTTCTCATTCTTTACTAAATCTTTTATGCTGAAAAAGGTTTCTATGAAATCATTtcgaatttttattaaattgacATTTGTGGGGACATTCCCGTTacctgcgttttttttattccctacGGCGAGTTCATTTTGCCCATTATCTACACTGCTCACGggttcttccttcttttgccCCGCGTTTTTGCCACTGTCACTTGGCCCTTCCGATTGGTTCCCCAAATCATCCGCTTCGcgtttttgtaaaaaatgtatatccTCCTTCAGAAATGCAAAactgagggggaaaaaggaaatgccATCATCGCCTACTACATTTTGAAAAGCACTTTCAAAGAAGCTCTTCCCTTCGAATGAAAAATCTTCATGCTCGATGACGTACACATTTTTCCTCAACTTaaaacacacaaaattgATCAAGTTGTGCACTATGGAAGcattaaaaaagtttaacAAATCGACGTTCCTCGCGTTTTTCAAAGTATCACAATGGGCCTCCTTCTGAAGCGTCTTCAAAACGAAGTTGTATATCTCCAGATACAACCGTACGTACGGCTCAGCAGCGGCTTTTACCGCCTTTGCGGTGTCCTCACTATCGCCCCCAAACCGATCGTACacacataaatttttcatgttCAACTTTTCTATCAAATAATTGTGCATAAAAAGGAGCTTCAGGGTGAACACAAAATGGTCCCATTTATTCTTCTCATTTATCCCCTTTATCGCTTTGCTCCTCTCGTAGAAGAGGCCCAGAACGacgtttttcaaatttgtccCATCTTCACTAACCCGTTTTGAAAAGGACTCCAAAATTTGCTGTTCCTCTTCActgtatttttcctcttccctaTACAGCAGGTCGTAATCTTTTATATCCTGCGATGTGATAAGCAGATTAGTCATCCCGCCTGACTTCGCCCCGTCATACTTTCCCCCCACAGCTGCCTCCCTTCCGTAAAACTTTCTATCAAACAGAATGGACGCCTCCTCATTCAGCATTGCCAGGATCTTAAAATTGATGCCCATGTAGTTTATAGAAAACGCATTTATGGTGTTCTTCTCAGATtcgaaattgaaaaaaaacacgcacTTAATATCCCTCGATATGTTATTGATCAGGAGAAAGTAAAAGCAAATGGACAGCTCCCTTATCTCTTCATTGTAGTGGTCGTAAATTCTTTTCTTCACAATGTATTCCTTATAGTTTGTATGCTTCCCGGTGTTTGCTTCTCCGTCTTGATCTTGGGCACCTTCCCCCTCACCAGACCCATTCTCCGTGGCATCATCCCCAATGGGACTCACGTAAAACTTATTAAACGCATACAAAAAGGACGAACTATCTTCGACAAACATAAACAGAGGCTTGTactttattaaataaaaattataattatcatcaCTATACCAGttgtcaaaaataaaaaagggaatcaaatttttcttaCAATGAATGATAAACGCATTCCTTACTAAATTGTAGTTCCTAAAAATGTTCGTCTCTTtctcgaaaaaaatattaaatacgttgaaaaataaaatgtggaAATTTGAGTTACACACGGACAAGTCGCTCAGTATCTTTTCTACGTAATAAATTGCGCTGCTAATATTTAGAGAATTATTAAAGGAGAGAAtattttcatcttcttcatttttaaaggaataaaattttgataacAACATACAGATGTGAATGATCAGTCCCTCCccatttataatatacaagCAGTTATAATCTGCCACGATTCGAAAAATGTCAAATATTTTGCTATGCAATttggaataaaataattctatCTTCGTATCTACACTTATCGATTTATTATTCACTACATTTTCTAAATTGTTCAGGTCATTTTCTGTACACTCGTTGAAAAATGCGTACCTCTTCCTCCTATCATCTTCCGCTATTCTTAGGTCCTTCATATCTTTTAGTTTGTTAATTTGATATTCATCATTGGCTAAATTCATTCTATTCACCGTTGGGTTTGTCGTGCATGTAGAAATGTATTCGTCTCTTCGATTTTGTGGGTTTGCACGTGAATGTGTGCATATCTCCCAGGTGCAAATGCGGTCACGAACAAGTATGCCGAGGAACTAACTCAATTAACGTGGGCGCGACGAACGCTATAAAATTCTGCGCTTCCAACTGGGCCTCTTAACGGTTTTAATGGCAAACACAAATGGGGCGCTTGGCGATGTGTGCGCATATAGGGtgagcacacacacatgtgggaAGCCGGGCAAATATACAAACGGCTGCTCACACAAACGTGTGGTTACACAAACGTATAATTACACAAACGTGTTGTTACACAAACGGCTGCTTACACAAACGCACACGCGACATGCGACCACCCGAGTAGGCCTATCTCAGAACCTGGGGGCTCATTCGATGTCACTTCTTTCTCTTGAATCAGTTTGGCACCAAGTGCTTCCCATTTCGCATATTTCGCAAAGTGGCTCTGTTCTTATCAActtccttcttcaccaaGCAGATTAAAGCGCGCGAAGTGGGGCGTGCTGTACACGCAAAGCACTCGATAAACTTGCGAATGAACGTTTACGTGGCGCTACATAAACGCCAATAATGCAAATGCAAATTTATGCACAAATATGAACAGTACTTATGATGTAATGCATTTTGGCTCCTTCCCTTTCCTTATTTTAGCAATTCTTTTGTCACATTCCCTTTTGTTCTCTATgttgttttttctctttcttttgCCTGTTCTGTGGTTACAAAAATCTCATGTAAAGGTTTATTTCTTTCGATGAAATGGCACGTATGTTAAAGGCCacctctttttgtttttttttgcattttcccgctttcttttgtatttttgtaatatacTTATGATCagcataattatataaaagtgTTATCACTCATtagtaatacaaataaaatgattGTATTAAGTATACAAATTGAAcacttcttttcattttattcgtttttttttttttttttttctcacatgGCTGTATTTATGTGATGCAAATCTTTAAGGTGCATATTTTAAGTGGCACATGTGACGTTCGCAGTTCTGGGGCTAACAGTGGAAATTTCTttatcaataaaaaaaaaaaagaatctatacatatgtatacatacacGTATGCATATAGCTTATGCAAGTAATGCACGAACCACTAATAAGGCAGCAGCATAATTTATTCgtagtacaaaaaaaaaaagggaatacaAACCGAAAcagagaaaaggaaacacGTGTGGGGCAGAAGGGGGCATTTCGTAAAATGCCAAAAAGTGGATATATCATGtgtttgcaaaaagaaaaaaaaaagaactgcGTGTGACCCACGTAacgaattatttttcactttcttcACTTCCTGTATATCTAATTCTGCTCGTAATGctattatgtaataattcCATTGTGTGGGGTGATATATGTCACCTTCTCACCCCCTTTGTTCTTCCGAATAAGGCATAAACTACACTCCACaatttaaaacataattgCCAAAGCATATCGAATAAAAtctagctaaaaaaaaaaaaaaaaaaaaaatagctcgCTTAACCTTGTGGCGTAAAAGCTGTTCGTCGGGCAGTACAccacaagggggaaaaaaaaaaaaaaaaattcccaagTGCATCATTCCAAAGTGTCACCTTTGCATAACCTTCGgaagcaaaaatgcaaatatgcAAAACTGACTTTTAAAGAGGTCTACATTGCATGAACAAAAGGTGTCAGCAAATTCTGTGTATATTGTGTTGCAGCCCTGCCGCAACTGCCAGTAGGTAACCCCTTAGCTTGCTCCATTGCCCTatgagcaaaaaagggatattCTGAAAATGGGCCTGACATAAGCACATATGTACGCACCCgctacatatacatatacaaatatatacatgttcAAAATGTGTCCAATTTCATCATACGTCGGTCATCGCctacccattttttccacaaacatttttcaatttcaaaaaaggaaagaggtAAAAACGTTCTTTAACACaccgttttgaaaaaaaacggtttGTACACCGCGTAGTTTACACGCATAATTCCATAACAGGGAAAAATCAACGTGCGATACGATCAAATGCTGCCgtgtgaaaagaaaaaaaaatacgtcaCATAAAACCGCAGCagagcaaaataaagaaagtcatgtaaaaaaaaaagcattacAAAGAGGACAACAACGTCTTTCCCACCTGCTGCAATTCTTTCGTCAACTGAAGAAAACACAGGTTTATCAAATTACACTCGGTACATCCCCATTTCTTCTCCAACTTATAAAACAATTCGCATGATAAACGACGCACTATTTGTGGAAAACCCATGAAAGTGTCCCCTCAATGCAaactttcaaaaaaatgcaccaaaatgaacaaaatggaaacacTTTTTAAGCGTCAAAATgatgggtgaaaaaaaaagaagtaaagtTTTAATTTAACACACCGTACATATGGCACGCATAATGCATTCCCTATATACAATACAACACCTCATTTGCAGCATTAAATTGTCATTTTATCCATACCACCACATTATTACTAATCGTAACGCTTGACGGAGGCACCATTGAGAAGTGtccttaaaattattaaacccccctcccccatttgtatCTTATGCGTATACAGGACCTGAgtccaaaaaaaactggGGCAAGTGGTGAACGGCCTACACACCGGTGTGGTAGTATAAGCCCATACTCCTCTAAATAGGGGTTTTCCCACAGAACACATAGCGAGTTCATATGCACACCTGCACGggtgccccttttgcgcacATTCGTACCGCTAATGCAACGCTAATGTAACGCGATGAACAAACCTGTacggggaaaaaacaccATACAACAGCTTTCAGAGAAAGGGAACATCCATCCGTTTGGGCATAAATACAACCGTCTTCATTAATCGCACATGCCAATAAAttctttcttctccctcAACAAATATGACATAGTAGACAGTGCTTACAGCTGCACTGCTCCTTTCGGCGACGTATTCGCATCGTTTACGTGCTGAATGAGGCTTCTTCATAATGACAAAATTATGCTGAAGTCATTTATAACCATGGGGGCTGCACACACTATATgcatttctcctttttgcaaagcaAGCTAAAAAGTGGCATCAACTGATAACCAAAAGGGGGCGAACAAAGGGGGTAAAGAAAACTCCCAGATGTATTGCCCATCGTGGGTTACGCAgatgtgtatatatgcacatagcTACAAATAAAAGTGATCACTGCTGAAGGAAGCACCATAATTTAATatgccttttcccccccttttataCCATATGAAAAATGGTGTCATACctgtttttattaattctCCATATAAACTAAGCACACCATCAGCCTTGTAGCTAGTGGTTAAAATGCGTAAAAAGGGAGAATGCCGTAAATTTCGTGACCGCGAAAAAATCTGTAACATAGGAACCTTCATGCAAATAACATTtcgaaattattttcccgCTCTCTCTCATATTTATTGGAACATTGCGCAACTGTACTCAAGCGTTTTCCCCGGCGCAAGCTGGTCCCTTTTGCAGGAgagattaacaaaaaaaaaaaaatcgccgcTCCTACTTCGTACACAATTGTGTACATATTAACAACACATGTATACATGAATTTACCTCATGAAGCTATTTTCATTACGCCAAAAATGTGCTCTCTGTGAAGGCTAGCgttgtattattttcactAATGTGAAGGGGAGCGCATGCACTTCACCATACATCACCTTCATTTCGCGAGGGAAAgaaaatggaattttttttgaaggcgCAGTTATATACTATCACATTTGCAAAAGACCGCTTCgagtacatatgtataataacaaaagtatattttttttttttttcccatttcatCGTTTCTTTTCTTAATTTCCCAGGAAGTATACACGTACATGTATGCATACCCCCGTCATATTTATCCAAATGAACGCTATACAattggaattaaaaaaaaaaaaaaaaattgcaaactcATTTTGCCGAGGCAGATCCAAATATTAATCTCCAAAgtagcacttttttttttttttgattatttttttgatcgTTGCAGCGCAAAATTATATGACTACATACCCAGGCTCAGCCGCCGTCCTGCGCGTATGTACaattgtaaattttgcaTAGCGCGTCGTACACTTGTTATATCTGTAATAATTATCCTCTCGAATGTACAATCCTTCGCCaggcccatttttttaagtgcccACTGAAGGTATGCGAAAAGGGGCATTTTGAAGCGGGTGACATTTgcgtaaaaagggggaggactTAACAGGGGAAACAGAGAAGGGGAGAGCAAGCCGCACGTTCAAATTCAAGCTTAAGCTGTAACTGCAAGCCAAGTTTGCTTCCCCACTCGCCCAAACTTCCCTCGTCACACTGTGCCATAGCGCTTTTGTCCGCCCGAGCCAATGTTACAAAGAATTGCTACGAATAGTCCATAAAGGCGATCACAACaagccaaaaaaggaaaaaacgccCCATTGAACGGAACAGCTTCCCGACGAACGTTGCTCATCCCGCTTCTCCAACCGCACGGACATCGCAAAAATGTTCTTTAACAACAACAATGGTAGTAACAACAATAATGAGGATAAGAACAACCTATTCGGAAAGAGCAACGCGCTGAATAACAATGGGCAGAATGCAAGCGCGCCGAACATGTGGAGCATGCCCAACAACAATTTGGGCAACTCCAACTTTTTTGGCAACAACTTAGCAGGTCAAAATGCCTTAAACCAAAGCAGCACCAATAGCAGTATGAATAGCATGGGAAATGTAGGCAACGTGGGCAACGTGAACAGCATGGGTAGCGGCGGACTCTTCAACAGCAGCATGAATGGCCAGACAAATctactaaaaaataacagcTTCTTCGGCGGTAACGCCATGAGCAATCAGGACGGCGCGAACAAAAGCAGTAACCTTTTTGGGAATACCCTCAACGCACAGGATAACTTGAACAAGGGGAATTCCATGTTTTCAAACAATCCCAAcgatttaaataaaaataatagccTGTTCGGAAGCACCACTTCCAGCCCTAGTGCGAACACATCCGCGAATGCTTTTAATCAAAATTTGTTTAGTGCGGCGAAGAAAGATGTGTATCCCGGTTTCACGAGGAGCCTGGTAGGAAATACCCCCAGTAGTGGCTCCAGTATGTTCAAACAAAGTACCCTAGGAAGCTCCATTGCGTTAGGAAGTCAACTGAATGATGACCGCAGCACAGAAGGTGGAGGTCTATTCTCAAAGGAACAATTAGAAGCAGCCAAACAAATCTTCGCCAATTCGTCGAATGCAAATTCGTTAGGCGGTTTCAGTAACAACAAACCAAATAACAACAATAACAAATTAACATTTAGTGGAGGATTTTCATCCAGTTCAAGtgcttttgcaaaaaataatataaaccCATTTCAGAGTATGGCCCTACAAGCCACTTCACAGGGTGATAAATCCCCCACCTCACCTATGATGAATAATAACAACACAACCAAGTCCTTCTTTGCTAGTGCTAACATGAATAATAACAATGAAGGGAAGATAAACCCTTTCGGCATGTCCTCCATGGGCACCCTTGGGTcagcaaataaaatgaacacattCGACGAGTTTAACAAAGGCATGAAACCATTTAATCAAAATGAAGGTGGTTTATTTGGTACGAAAAATAACGCTAACAGCAGCACGTCTCCTCCACTCcttaacaattttaatatcTCCTTCAGTTCATTTTCTAAGACAAACACAAGTGACATTTTCAAATCGAATAACAACACGGGTActactccctttttttcgtccttcaACAAAACGACCAACAATGAAAATCCCTTTTCATCCAATTCGTTTAAATCGTCTGGGGAAGTCAAGTCAAGTGAAAATTCTTTCCTCTTTAACAACTCCAGCAGTAGCAGTAATCTGCCCCAAACGAATACCTTCTCAAATAGCTTTTCCCTCTTTGCGAATAATCAGAGTGCCAAAGGCACCACAACGGggaatgaaaataaagacaGTTCCCCTAATAACCTTTTAACGAGTAAACCCGTTGACGGGTCAACCAATGTGAATAAAACCCCCGAGGAACAGAACAAAGGAGAGAAACCAAATGACCAGCCTGGAACTACTACCCAGAAGGAAGTTCCCCAAACGGGCCAACCATGTCAGTCGAACCAGAGCGGTGCTGATAAACCAGTCGAGaccgaaaatgaaaaagtgcAAAAGGAAACGCCCAAAGAGAAAACACAATCAGAAGAGAACAAACTGGATGAAGCAAAAATAGCGACAGAATCGTTGGAACAGAGTAAATCCGTCGCCGTGGAAAAAGACAATGCAAaagatgaaaagaaaaatacgcAGAACGAGCAAATGGATTCCTCAAATAAGGATGAAAAAACGGAGAAGACGGAGAAGACGAAGGATAGCACCCCCGGTCTCCTCAAAAGTAACTCTCTCTTCGGTTCTTCCATCTTCAAAAGTGACACAAAGGAAAGTGCACCAGGGGCCACCAGTTTGGAAAAGAGCGATCAGAATAAAACCGCCACGTCCAACTTCGTGTTCAGTTCTGCCGCGAAAAGCGAGACCAACGAAAAGGGGGCCTCCGAACAAAAGGGCCAAATAGCCAAACCGGACGAAAATCCTGAAAAGGGTGAAAATGGTGAAACGAGCGAAAAGGCCAAAAAggacgaaaaggaagaagccaaaaatgaacaacaaCACACAGTGTCCAGTTCTAAGGAAGCCCCACCAAGTGACCAAAAAGCGAgtgaaataaatttcaacCTAAAGGATAAACCTGTCCAGAGTGACCAAAAAAGTGAGCAGAAAGAGGACAACAAAAAGCCGGCCGATGAAGAacagaaggggaaggaaccCGCCAGTGCCCCTAAACCGtccattttcaattttaacatttcgtCCATCCACGGATCGAGCGAATCGAAGGAACAGAAGGACAAAACGGATGAAGAAGGCAAATCCGAGGTTAAGAAAGCTCCAGATAGCGATGCCGCCGCCATGGGCGCAACTGAGAAAACGAGCGAATCGAAAGCGGATGACAAGAAAAAATTCTGgtccttttccttcaccaagaagaaggaaacGAAGGATCAGACGGAGCCGAATGACCTCGGGGAAAAGAGCAAATCGGGCGACTTCACAAAATTGGGTGAATTCCCCAAGCCGGGAGAGTTCCCCAAATCGGGTGGGTTCAAATTTGGCGAGTTCTCCAAACCAAGTGACCCCGCGAAGCCGAAGGACATGTTCGACGGCGCTAATAGGCTATCCAGTTTTGGCCTAGGGCAGAACTCCCTTTTTGGCGATGTGAACAAGAAAAATGAactcaaaaatgaagaccctcaaaaggggagcagcggTGTCGGCTTTCCAAATTCTTCGTCCCTTTTTGGAAAGGCCTTCCAACCAGAGAGCGGCAAAGGTGGTTTCTTCTCCGGAGGGGCggaaaagaataataacTTTGGCAGCGGAATTAACAGTAGTAGTAGTGCCAACCCCTTCTTCTCGACAAAGGTGAACTCGTCCATGTTTGCACCCTCCTTCGGAAACGCAAAAATCGAAACGCAAAACAAGCCCCAAATGTTTGGGCaaaaagaagatgaagacgTGGACAAGGTAGgaaatatgataaatttcATGTCGCTagaaaatcgaaaaaaaaatgtgtacctAAGTAACCATTTAGAGcatgaggagaaaaatacagaaaaaaaagaagttaaaCAAcctgaaaatataaatcaagTGAGTGAAAACAAAACGGTAGATAACCAGCAGCAATATGCGTTTAATTTCCAACTAAAGGAAACCAAGGGGACCCTtcgaaataatgaaaataccAAAGAAATGAATTTTGAAgacttcccatttttatctGAACAAAATGCCAGAATGCAAATGCTAAAGCTACAAATGGAGCAACAAAAACAGCTAGAAAAAGACAGAAAGAAtgtcgaaaaaaatataagacaAAGTGAATCGTGCTTTAAGAAGGACCTGGACAAAGAAATGATAATCGACGTCATCAGTAACCTCTCCTcctttgttaaaaataaaatcaattttatgaattattgtTCAAATGAAATTTTGGACATATATAACAAAGTGGCTCATTACGATAAAATGTATTCACTCATATTGGAAGAccaaattaaaattgaaaaaaaacaagagtCGCTAGAAAAAAGACTAAGACTTATAGAGAGTGAACAATGCGATATGCTGTCCCTCCTCAACGAATTAGATAATGAAAATTCCCTagggtttttaaaaatcctgaatgaaaaaaatgtaaacaaaGATGAGATTATCAATAGTAAAAACCTCCATCTGGACATCGAGAATTTTGAAAAGctggtggaaaaaatgtctGGCTTGGAGGAGTTAATGAATTCTCTCCACACCATGGGAAAGGACGATTTTGTGAATGACATTATTAACAAATGCTACGCCAACGATTTGAATTGCGAAGCCATTGAGAAGCAGCTCAACGGTGCGTCCAGCGAGTTGCGAAATATGAAGTGACCCCGCCATATGGGGGAGGAAGTCCAACAAGGGGATCATTTTGCAGGCGAGAaacgcttcttttttttacatacgtGTTTGCCTGCCCAATTTGCACACCTATTTATTATAACCTCGTTGCGTTATTGCCTTATTTTACCAAAGCAGAACAACCCCCTGTGTTTAATTCCACCATTTT harbors:
- a CDS encoding hypothetical protein, conserved (encoded by transcript PVX_098620A), with the protein product MFFNNNNGSNNNNEDKNNLFGKSNALNNNGQNASAPNMWSMPNNNLGNSNFFGNNLAGQNALNQSSTNSSMNSMGNVGNVGNVNSMGSGGLFNSSMNGQTNLLKNNSFFGGNAMSNQDGANKSSNLFGNTLNAQDNLNKGNSMFSNNPNDLNKNNSLFGSTTSSPSANTSANAFNQNLFSAAKKDVYPGFTRSLVGNTPSSGSSMFKQSTLGSSIALGSQLNDDRSTEGGGLFSKEQLEAAKQIFANSSNANSLGGFSNNKPNNNNNKLTFSGGFSSSSSAFAKNNINPFQSMALQATSQGDKSPTSPMMNNNNTTKSFFASANMNNNNEGKINPFGMSSMGTLGSANKMNTFDEFNKGMKPFNQNEGGLFGTKNNANSSTSPPLLNNFNISFSSFSKTNTSDIFKSNNNTGTTPFFSSFNKTTNNENPFSSNSFKSSGEVKSSENSFLFNNSSSSSNLPQTNTFSNSFSLFANNQSAKGTTTGNENKDSSPNNLLTSKPVDGSTNVNKTPEEQNKGEKPNDQPGTTTQKEVPQTGQPCQSNQSGADKPVETENEKVQKETPKEKTQSEENKLDEAKIATESLEQSKSVAVEKDNAKDEKKNTQNEQMDSSNKDEKTEKTEKTKDSTPGLLKSNSLFGSSIFKSDTKESAPGATSLEKSDQNKTATSNFVFSSAAKSETNEKGASEQKGQIAKPDENPEKGENGETSEKAKKDEKEEAKNEQQHTVSSSKEAPPSDQKASEINFNLKDKPVQSDQKSEQKEDNKKPADEEQKGKEPASAPKPSIFNFNISSIHGSSESKEQKDKTDEEGKSEVKKAPDSDAAAMGATEKTSESKADDKKKFWSFSFTKKKETKDQTEPNDLGEKSKSGDFTKLGEFPKPGEFPKSGGFKFGEFSKPSDPAKPKDMFDGANRLSSFGLGQNSLFGDVNKKNELKNEDPQKGSSGVGFPNSSSLFGKAFQPESGKGGFFSGGAEKNNNFGSGINSSSSANPFFSTKVNSSMFAPSFGNAKIETQNKPQMFGQKEDEDVDKVGNMINFMSLENRKKNVYLSNHLEHEEKNTEKKEVKQPENINQVSENKTVDNQQQYAFNFQLKETKGTLRNNENTKEMNFEDFPFLSEQNARMQMLKLQMEQQKQLEKDRKNVEKNIRQSESCFKKDLDKEMIIDVISNLSSFVKNKINFMNYCSNEILDIYNKVAHYDKMYSLILEDQIKIEKKQESLEKRLRLIESEQCDMLSLLNELDNENSLGFLKILNEKNVNKDEIINSKNLHLDIENFEKLVEKMSGLEELMNSLHTMGKDDFVNDIINKCYANDLNCEAIEKQLNGASSELRNMK